The DNA sequence TGGGTTCCCAACCTCCATTGTCTCGGACCGCGATCGTATTTTTTTAAGCTGTTTTTGGAAGGAATTGTTTCGAGCCCAGGGAACTCAGCTGAAACGTAGCACTTCTTATCATCCCCAGACGGATGGCCAAACAGAAATTGTGAATCGAGTTTTGGAAACGTATCTGCGATGTTTTACAGGGGATAAGCCCAAATCTTGGTCAAAATGGTTGTCTTGGGCTGAGTATTCTTATAACACATCTCCACATATGTCTGCTAAATTCACTCCTTTTAAAATTGTGTATGGACGTGATCCGCCAGTGCTGCTCAGGTTGGGCAAAGGGCAGTCTCCAGTTGATAGTGTTGAGGAGATGTTGCAAGCTCGTGATTTCATGTTGGATGAGCTCCGGTTAAACCTCCTGAAGGCTCAACAACGAATGAAATCACAGGCAGACAAGAACAGGAAGGAAGAACAATTTATGATTGGAGAGAGTGTCTTTCTGAAATTACAGCCATACAGGCAACGTTCGTTAGCTAGACGCCCGTTTGAAAAACTGGCGGCTCGTTTCTACGGTCCCTTTGAAATAATCGAGCAGTTCGGATCAGTGGCTTATAAGTTGGATTTACCAGCATCGTGTAAGATTCATCCCGTGTTTCATGTCTCTCAACTGAAACGAGCCATGAATCCTATTCCCAAGCCTGTAGAACTTCCTTCACAGCTTAGTGAGGATTTAGAGCTGTTGGTTGAACCTGAAGAGGTGCTGGACTGCCGGAAATTGGTTAAGGGCCATGAGGAACAGTTGGAGGTTTTGGTGAAATGGCAAGGGCTGCCATTGTTTGAAGCTACTTGGGAGGAAGTAGAATCGATTCAAGCTCGTTTTCCTCATTTCCACCTTGAGGACAAGGTGAATCTTTGGGGGGAGGGTAATGTAATATATTATCCAAAGGCGAAACCATTGATGACATATACCAGGCGTAAAAGAAAGGGTATCAAGGTCATTTCGAATGAGAAAGGGCAAACTGGAGATAACTCAAAGGAGGAAGGGCAGAAGAGTAATTGAGGAAGAAAAGGGATAAGAGGGCAAGAGAAGAGGAGTCTAGGGTTATCGATTGTTTTGTGTTGTTTGTTTTCATTTCGTATCTGGATAGCACTGGTCTCTCGAAAACCagtagattatttttattttccgcTGTAATTCGTATTGGACTGGAGATCTGTGCTAGTGAAGTAATATTGTTACTCTGTTCTTGTTATTTTCTGGTTTAATCTATCTTATGATTCTACTAAGAACACAAAAAAATGGGAGAACACTCTGAACACGTATGAACGATCGTTACGATCCAGATTTTTTTATCTGAATTTTAAAAACTGATATGTATGAGCAGGTACACCACATTGTCATTAAATCATATTCAAGTTATAGAATTCACTTATAGAGTGCACATCAAATACATTCATCTTTCATCTCCGTGTAATATATTACGGATGTATATCAATACCATTGTGTTATTCTGGAGTTGATTATACTGTTATTTCATTTATTATGTTACATTATTGTTCTACTTACGAACAATTGATTTTTATACTATTTATACATcaataataatcatataaaagttAGTTGTTCATATATTGGATAATAGTATAAAATTGACTGTTTATATGTTGAACAatactataaaattttatattgttcatGATTTTTGAATATCTTAGTGTAGTATTATATCGGGCTAATAGGTACAAAAATTGATTGTTTATATCCATAATAATTAGGAATAAGAatacaatatttaaaaatttggtGCATTGAAGAAGTTGGTGTAGTATAAGAACCGATTGTTTATATGCAGAGCAATTGATTATAAGAATACAATATTTAGACAATGATGTTGGATCATGCATCGGTTAATACTGTTCTCATGCTCTATGTTATAACCTGTTCTCCACCGAACATgaccctatatatattaataattacatATGCTACATGTTATAGTTGTTTAATTCAATAAACCCTAATTTGGACATACATAAAAATAATGAGTTTAATTGAACATGACAATATAGCAGTAGTgtgatataaaatatattgggTCTGACTTCAAAAAAGTTACGTATTACGTTTAAGTGAAAAGTGAAGCATATGTCACaagtaaatttatattcaaaagttATTTAAGTGTTTGAATAAGTTTATTTATAAGTGAATAAAGCTTTTGGTAAATTTAAACTTagaagttaattatatatatatatatatatatatatatatatgttaatttttttaatataataacatatttaaataaaacaaaaaatattattttcttaaaatgatAACTAgataatttcaaatatacaaggTTTCTTAGGGGATTGGCACAAcacttattaaattttaaattaccctaaattttatgtatatatattacacacacacaGGCCACTGTTCCACGAAGGACCATCTTATAAAGAGTCCCGTAGAGAATTACTTGGTTCTActttaaaatcttataaatatttttaaaattaatcatatgCATAAAATTTGATACTAATATTGAATACTAAGCATACATAACATACACAAACAATAAAGTCCCATACTCGAATACATACCTATACTCTGCAGAATGTGGTGCATCTCTCCGCAATAAAGTTTGTCCGACATCATACATGTGATTCACTGAATAAGAATGATATGATTAACTATGTACAATAACATATAATAACCAAGAGAGGACCTAAAACTAGTATAGTTTACATCAAAAATGTCACTAAAGGAATCCTACCGAGAGAAAAATCTTCAGGTCTTCTCTTCAGGTCTTTAACAGTAGAAATATGTTCCACAGGAATTACCAAGTAATGCCTATCAATGTGAATAAAAACAAAATGGCAATATTGCAGCTTAAACAATGTTTAACATTTGATGCAGAACAAGCTAAGAAAAAACAAAAGAGCTATATCATGAGAAACGGTGAACTTTTTGATGCAGAAAATTAACCAGGAAACTGATCAACTGTTTGAGTGTATATCATTCATGAGAAGTCTTGATTTATTAGGATGCTACTGGTTGGTTTAGTATCCAGATCTTCAATCATACaacttaatatttaatatccttTAATGTTTTATATCACACAATGGAcaaatgttttaacaaaaaatcggaagatttaattaaaattctacCAATAATATGTGTGGATAAGCTTTATCATCTAATTCACTTCCTTATGAAACATTTTATTACACAACATAGTCTAGTTCTGAATTTCCAAAAATACACCACAAAACTTTAGTGACGAATAGTCGAAAACCCAAAATCTATATAACGACCTTAAGTTTAAGATAGTGATAACTGCTCTGCTCGGCGAGGTGATCTGTTCACTGTTTCAGGAGGTTTCAGCCAAAGTAGAAATCTCAGAGAGTGTGTAATATTTTGAGGAGTGAGTATGTGTGATAAGGACAATGTCTGTTGTTTTTTGCAAATGTGCTTGCCATTTATAGGATAGGCATGGGGCACTGTAGCCGCGGTACCTGACATGGCCTTATCTTTATAGGCATGCCACCCTATGTTACCGCGACTCTTCATGTTGCTTCGAGTACTggtgtcggacactcgacacttggacatgggtatggacactcTGACACTTACTTTTATGCTAAagacatttaaaattttgaaatattgccAAATCCGACACTCAGACACGTATCCAATTTGAACACGTCCagccgagtccgggtaacacAGATGCCGCCTAACACGCCTGCAAGACGGTTGTCCATTAACTTAAAGTTGATATATCTTCTCTTTATGGTTTAGGCTTGTCCATTGTGACTTAATTGAAGGTTGCTttttcttgtatttgtgtatttGACAGCTACTTTATAGTTTTAATAATCTTTGGCCCTCCTGCCAATCCCTCTTGACAGCTCTGTGGCACATAAGAAATGCAGGAGGGAAAAAGAATATTAAAACCATAAAATAGTTGTCAAGtacaagaaaaaacaaaattcaatCAAGTCATGATGGACAAGCCTAAAGCATAAAGAGCAgatatattaagtttaagtCAAGTCCAAGTCAAAGGAAAGCCATCGTACGGGCGTGTCAGGAGGCATGTCGtcccttagagcatctccaacaaggGGTTGTCAAAATAGTTGCCAACCTTTCCAAATCAtcatatatatgttaatatttaattttcacttaattttattaacttgGCAAATTCTACTCCAATAATTAACAACCTTTGAAAGTTGCCTATGTGGTCCCCTAAATTAATTGCAAATAACTCATGAACTAAAAAAAGTATTAGTAATATACACTTTTTGcacttatatatgtattttaagcATCTTGGGAAGTTGCCAAGTTTTGGCAACCCTGGTGGCCAACCTCTTGACAACCATACAACTTCAATAGGTTGACAACCAAAATTGACATGCCACATAGGATTTGGCAACTTatgttgaagatgctcttaaggTCTTTTAAGGTAAGACCATGTCACGTATCGTGGCTACGGTTGCCGTGCCACATGACCCACAGGGCCCTGTGGCCACCCTACAGATAGCATGCACGCTCACAAAAAGCAATGGACACTATCCTAATCACACATATTCACTCCTCACAATACTTAAACAATATTACATATTCTCTGAGATTTCTACTTTCACTCTCACATTCCGATCACTGATTATCACACCAAGGCGCTTCACTGCACACAACCCATGCTGCGGTGTTTTGCAGGTCCAGGCCCCCAACCAATTTGAAACCTCCCGTAACAGTGACCAGAACCACCCAACAAGCGAAGCAGTTTTCACATAGTAAAACGAGGATAAACCACCGAATTATCTTGTAGAAAAATACAACTATTCAATAAAGCATTGAAGTAATTTCCAGATAACAGTATTAAATTCAAAGCTGCAACTAAAACTAGAGAATGATCATAAGCAAACCTATGGCACTCAATAGCAGAATATCAAGATATTCTAGTTGATTTAATTGAAATTACAGTACTTTTTGCATATTATTCTAAAAAGCATATGATCAACAAATTATAAATGCACAcctaataatattaaaaatgaatttataGATCAAAAAAGTAATTGGAAATGGTTGGAGAAGTGAAACCTGAAGGCAGCAGGCTTTATGTCTCGAAAAGCAACCACTCTCTCGTCCTGtgaaattataacttataactcATCACCAATAAATacagaaagagagagaaagagagaggaagataaagagggagggagagagatagtAAACTGAGTGGAGGAGAGTGGCGGAGGTGGAACCACGGGCGATTTCGCAAAACACGCACTGTGACGATGGAGCTCCTCCCAGTGTCGCCATTGCCCAATTAAATTGGGGCACTGTAAATTCGATTGATGCTTCATTTTATTTCTGTTATTGTTACTTGATTAATtagaacttcaatatattagcaTCTCCGGTCGCGTTGACTGTAATCGTCGGCTAAATTCGACCCGTAAGACATtaggtaaaatttgctgaacctgtaagacattgtccTTCAATAATATTAGCTATAGTAtgctattaatatttaaattattataaatagaatt is a window from the Daucus carota subsp. sativus chromosome 8, DH1 v3.0, whole genome shotgun sequence genome containing:
- the LOC108197463 gene encoding bifunctional adenosine 5'-phosphosulfate phosphorylase/adenylylsulfatase HINT4 — its product is MATLGGAPSSQCVFCEIARGSTSATLLHSDERVVAFRDIKPAAFRHYLVIPVEHISTVKDLKRRPEDFSLVNHMYDVGQTLLRRDAPHSAEYRFGFHQPPLNSVNHLHLHCLALPFTPRWKRIKYFPLGPLGGFIEVEKLLGRLKPLSDLSANL